The DNA segment ATATTTTCATCAAATATATATCTTCATAAGATAAGCTGATAGATTGCCGATTAAACATTTAGAGCCCAGTTTGTGCTTTGTGATAGAATAAGGTAACCATAAAAGTGGTAGTGATTGGTGGTTGAAGTCCCAGATCCTTTGGCTTGGATGCAGGGCAAGAGAAAGTGCGTACTGTACTCTCAAGTATTCTTGATTAATTTCCTCAATTAAAGAAAATTCCCCCAAGGTATTTCAATTAAGAAGCACCCGAAACCGGGATCGACAAAGGCCGCCCCCTATGGCCCAGGCCTTCCATACAGAGGGCCCACCCTCCATTCTTAAACCATGTTTTTCGGGGAACCAGCGAGTGACCCTTTTTGGTGCCAGAGAAGGATTGGAACCCTGGTCAGTAGCTTCCACTGGAAGGCATTTACCACCATGCTACAAGCATGTTCGCACTGATTTTCTCAATAACGTAGCTGGCTTCTAACAGGGGCCCATATAGGGAGCAATCAGTTACCACATTTTGAAGCTAAGATAAATAACTTGCCAGTTACCACATCCTGTAAGATTTTTTTCCGTTTGGATTTGAAATGATGTCTACAGATAGTTGTTGGTTTGAAACctagaaaaaaaagtgtttTTGAAAATCTACTGCGATGCCGAAGGAGGCCTCATAACAACAATAAACCAATAAAGTAAAAAACGGGATGGACAGGAAGCATTAAACACCAGTAAGGTAGAAACAAGTACCTCCACCCAGCAGCCATCATCCAGATATGCAAGTTTCTTCCATCTTCAACGGTTACAATGTAATTTGGTTCACAGATTAAAATGCATGACAGTGACCCATAAGCCATCAGTTTGGTCAAGAGTGAAACATAACCCAAATCCACAGAtacaattttcaaataattatcCTCACACTGATCCAACTTGCACAAGGAGCAAGAACAATCAATGATTTGCTTCCTGTTAATAAGTATATGTGGTTAGCACCAATATAATCAGAACATCCAACGCATTTCTTGGCTGGCTCTAAGGAATGAAATTACAACCTGCAATAAGGCATTCTGATACTGCCAAGGAGGACCAGAAATTGGCCATCAGGTGTGAACTGCAACCCAGACCTTTCAAATGGGAgctgaagaaaacaaaagataTCAAAGTAGTGAGTACACTTTACATGTtgaccaaaaaagaaaaattgtaaCCACAGTATGTTCTTACATTTCCTGTACATGACCGCTCCAAGGAGGACAATAGAAGAGGAGTGTAGCCAACAAAATAAGGTGCTGTCTCTTGCTGATCCTTAGGGACGATAGTATACACATAAAGGAATCTTTCACAGCTCTCTAGAAGGCCACAGAGTACATAGATCAGTAAGCTGCTGTTATTTTTGGTGTTTAGGACGATAGACAAGACAGGCATTGGATGCAGATAGCATCCCATAAGATCTAGATGAAGATTTGACACCCTTGACGATGTTTCTTTGTGTCTACATAATGGACCATTTAAATGGTTGACGTCAGGAGGAGCATGCTCATGGCAAGCATTGTCTTCATCCTTAGGAGGTACACGACCACAAACATAACTCCCACAACCGATGGAAACCATTGGGTTCTCATTGCCATTTCTGCATCCAGTTTGACATTCTTTTTGCTCCTCAAGAGGGTGATTTCTTTTACCTGTTTTTGTTCTAACATCAACAGGCCACACTGTAACAGTGTTTACTCTTTTCATCCCATATTTGTCAAAAGCAACAAATTTGTCAACAAACTCAGTATCATCAAATTTACCACCCATTTTCTCACTATTGTTATGTGCGTTAGAATGAACTGGACTCTGCAACAAATTTGTTAAAGACTCTCCATGCCTTGAATTTCCTGTCCAGCTCTTAGCAGAAGCTTGTGCATAACCATCAATTAATCCACTCCTCAAGTTGCTCTTATCTGACACGCCAACCGAAATTGATGAGTCGTCGTTAATCCCACTTCTAGGGTCCTCAAAGTGCTGCTCACCTTGTCTCCGCCCAACATCGATTTGATTGTAGTTTGCAGGGCAGGAATTATCCTTCTCACCGAATTCTTCCTCCAGACAGGCAAGGAGCGCTTCAGATAAAACATATTGACCTCTTTCATGATCATATACCACATCAGGTGTGTTTGTGCCATCATCTATCCCCATCTGACACTCAGAGTGGCCATCATGATCTTCCCTGTTACCATACGGCAAACTTTCCTTAGAGCACGCATCATCATCATGACAGCGAGCACCCATGGATTTAGATTTATTGTCACACCAACCCTGCTCATCATCCTCAAAACTATCTGCAACAACTTTCATGTCATCTGATTTAAGGCCTGGCTCATCAATCATGCCATCATCATCACCACAGCAGTCTTTAACCATTTCACAAAAAGATTGCCCATGGGAATATGTTTGAgaagtttttatatttattcCTTCACAGGTACTTGTAGACACAGCTACACCTGCTTGATACAAGAAATCATGACCAAAAACTCTATTAAACACAATGTCATGGACCCCTTAAGTCCTAACTCTTGTCTGAGTAGGCTACTTGGGTAAAAGGTTTCCTTTTCTAAGAGAATGTGACAATATTTCTTACTTATAGTGACTCAAATTTTCAACAAAGATATGTTTTATACAAGTATGAAGCTTACATACCTCGGCAACCATCAGCAGATGGATTTTCAGCTAAAGCAGTTGTAGTTGAAAtagtttcttctctctttttatgcttaaccttcttcttctttctgtGAGTTTTGTTTAGAAAGGGAATAGCTTGGGGAAGCAAAATAGACATCATAGACTTAGCTACTTCTCTCTCAGCTGATTCTAGGTCAGACTTTTGAGAGCTTAAATAAGAACTAGAAGATAAAGCAACTTGTTCAGGTGAATCTGCAACAAATTCACTTAAATTGTCGTCAACCAAAGTATGTGTTGAGTTGCAAGGCATGTCTTCCAGCGAAGAAGACGTGCATCTTGAACCAGTGGCATCCTGCAACTTGAACAATGCACAACACTAATATCAGATACTGAGCTTTCAACTTATCAACTACTACAAGTAGTATGAACCTTGGTgcctcaaaatatatatatattagcatgACAATTCACAGGTTGCTTAAAAAGCACAAGTAACAATCCCTTGGCCAGCAGCAAAAATATGACCATATTTTGTCAAATCTTAATTTTCACATGGATTAATgtgtaaaaactaaaaaaacatgtaatagTAAACAGAAATGTGTAAACAACTACAAGGCATATTTTCTCACTCAGGGGTATAGTATTACAATAAAAAGCATTCACGTATTCATTAGCGGAAGAAATATGAAAGCAATTCACTGGACAGAGCTCCGCAGCCCATTTGGAAACCAAGAAAAGTAACACTGGCAGAATTAGTGCCCAGCGAGAACCATATGGATCCCTAAAGCATAATCATGATCCCAGAAGGTACAGATAAgtaacatttgaaaaaaaaaagggggggatACAAATAAGTATCAAAAGGTTGAATCGTAGTAATTATTCAGCACCGTGCTTGTGAAATAAGGCTTGTCACTTTACCGaatgtttataaaattatatggcATTTGCTTTCATGAATAGAGAAGGTAGTAAATATACACATCGGCTAGTGTTAATCTTACAAAACAACCACCAGTGCTTGAGCACAACAGAGAAATCACAACCAGAATATTATTGTATACCAAAATCTGGTGATGTTAGGCGACCAATCAATATCTTTACTGTAAAATAAAATGTACTTTCCATAATGCCATCCATATGAAGTTGTgacaaattttatttctatagctATACTGCCATAATATATGCAATACAGAAGTTATCAGACACCAAGTATGCTTCAGGGGCAAATACTACGAAAAAAAGAGCTCTTCTTACTTCGTTTGAACCTTCATCAGCAACTATATCCAACTCATTATGGCACTTATCAGTTGAAGTGGAAATATTCTGGTAGTGAACCCTTTTAGCAGTCCCTTCCTCCTGGCTTGGCCTCATACTTCGTTTAGCAGGTCCACCCGTCTTGTCCATGCAAACTTCATTTCCATCAGAAATTTCAGCTTCAACCTTACGGCTTAAAGGTGAATCAGCATCAGAAGTAACTGGATGAGGCAAGTTTAGCTGCACTGCTCCAGTCGAACGAACTATAAGTTCACGAAGCAGCCTCTGAACAGATGCATTTTTAAACCCGAAAAGCTGCATAAGACCATAGCAGAACTAAAGTTAAGTTGGAATCTGGCTAATCAATGTTGAAGGCACATACTTTATATCTACTGAAAAATCTTGCAAAGTAATGATTGAGCACTACTTCTACTTCTTGTTGGAATAGCTCATTCTATCTTTTCTTGTTGGAACAAGTATTTTGGTTCCAATCGAAAGACTGATGTATACATGCCAAGGTACTGGAGTTGTAACTCCATTTGCTAGCACCAAACTGCTTGTTCATGCATGTatgtctctccctctctttttttcctctggTAATTTATTGACCATAATGTAATTACTGTTCAATGACAAGGTTTCCAAACAGCACAATTTATTGCAGAATCGTATCTCCAACTCCAAGCCAGCAGTACGGTAAACCACTTTGGTACAAACCTAATAGAAA comes from the Oryza glaberrima chromosome 9, OglaRS2, whole genome shotgun sequence genome and includes:
- the LOC127785159 gene encoding uncharacterized protein LOC127785159 isoform X2, with the protein product MAMAEEDGDRFIEMVSAGTLYLSGEWERKYWSCSRGKDRYPYPVGYHAVRHFSGISYTMQIHQGPRGPLFQVTSTQGDSSTGPTPDIAWKNFHKKTAPKVRDWQRKRSFPQKIDGVELFGFKNASVQRLLRELIVRSTGAVQLNLPHPVTSDADSPLSRKVEAEISDGNEVCMDKTGGPAKRSMRPSQEEGTAKRVHYQNISTSTDKCHNELDIVADEGSNEDATGSRCTSSSLEDMPCNSTHTLVDDNLSEFVADSPEQVALSSSSYLSSQKSDLESAEREVAKSMMSILLPQAIPFLNKTHRKKKKVKHKKREETISTTTALAENPSADGCRGVAVSTSTCEGINIKTSQTYSHGQSFCEMVKDCCGDDDGMIDEPGLKSDDMKVVADSFEDDEQGWCDNKSKSMGARCHDDDACSKESLPYGNREDHDGHSECQMGIDDGTNTPDVVYDHERGQYVLSEALLACLEEEFGEKDNSCPANYNQIDVGRRQGEQHFEDPRSGINDDSSISVGVSDKSNLRSGLIDGYAQASAKSWTGNSRHGESLTNLLQSPVHSNAHNNSEKMGGKFDDTEFVDKFVAFDKYGMKRVNTVTVWPVDVRTKTGKRNHPLEEQKECQTGCRNGNENPMVSIGCGSYVCGRVPPKDEDNACHEHAPPDVNHLNGPLCRHKETSSRVSNLHLDLMGCYLHPMPVLSIVLNTKNNSSLLIYVLCGLLESCERFLYVYTIVPKDQQETAPYFVGYTPLLLSSLERSCTGNLPFERSGLQFTPDGQFLVLLGSIRMPYCRKQIIDCSCSLCKLDQCEDNYLKIVSVDLGYVSLLTKLMAYGSLSCILICEPNYIVTVEDGRNLHIWMMAAGWRIISEEYVIPSSGNVGNSIIELRRMPKSSTLIVGHDGTGSFCLWDISKRTLLATFTAPGIIVFQIQPVVSCSLQEDIILASVSDIERRLREITVTGVSRKADKESILSPGKDTAIWILISSASVAEYQSDLRAKEHNARWRLALLANKTVIMGTILDPRATAVDVCGNHGFAGTHGGLLYAWELSSGRKLAGTQCFNSGRVSCVAVDAKSGVVAVADDGCQLVLYSQNKVLSNARAEGNMFRIK
- the LOC127785159 gene encoding uncharacterized protein LOC127785159 isoform X1 encodes the protein MPYSLSTFSFPAPPSRAQKFPIPQHFYFGWLPPRARAMAMAEEDGDRFIEMVSAGTLYLSGEWERKYWSCSRGKDRYPYPVGYHAVRHFSGISYTMQIHQGPRGPLFQVTSTQGDSSTGPTPDIAWKNFHKKTAPKVRDWQRKRSFPQKIDGVELFGFKNASVQRLLRELIVRSTGAVQLNLPHPVTSDADSPLSRKVEAEISDGNEVCMDKTGGPAKRSMRPSQEEGTAKRVHYQNISTSTDKCHNELDIVADEGSNELQDATGSRCTSSSLEDMPCNSTHTLVDDNLSEFVADSPEQVALSSSSYLSSQKSDLESAEREVAKSMMSILLPQAIPFLNKTHRKKKKVKHKKREETISTTTALAENPSADGCRGVAVSTSTCEGINIKTSQTYSHGQSFCEMVKDCCGDDDGMIDEPGLKSDDMKVVADSFEDDEQGWCDNKSKSMGARCHDDDACSKESLPYGNREDHDGHSECQMGIDDGTNTPDVVYDHERGQYVLSEALLACLEEEFGEKDNSCPANYNQIDVGRRQGEQHFEDPRSGINDDSSISVGVSDKSNLRSGLIDGYAQASAKSWTGNSRHGESLTNLLQSPVHSNAHNNSEKMGGKFDDTEFVDKFVAFDKYGMKRVNTVTVWPVDVRTKTGKRNHPLEEQKECQTGCRNGNENPMVSIGCGSYVCGRVPPKDEDNACHEHAPPDVNHLNGPLCRHKETSSRVSNLHLDLMGCYLHPMPVLSIVLNTKNNSSLLIYVLCGLLESCERFLYVYTIVPKDQQETAPYFVGYTPLLLSSLERSCTGNLPFERSGLQFTPDGQFLVLLGSIRMPYCRKQIIDCSCSLCKLDQCEDNYLKIVSVDLGYVSLLTKLMAYGSLSCILICEPNYIVTVEDGRNLHIWMMAAGWRIISEEYVIPSSGNVGNSIIELRRMPKSSTLIVGHDGTGSFCLWDISKRTLLATFTAPGIIVFQIQPVVSCSLQEDIILASVSDIERRLREITVTGVSRKADKESILSPGKDTAIWILISSASVAEYQSDLRAKEHNARWRLALLANKTVIMGTILDPRATAVDVCGNHGFAGTHGGLLYAWELSSGRKLAGTQCFNSGRVSCVAVDAKSGVVAVADDGCQLVLYSQNKVLSNARAEGNMFRIK